The Penicillium digitatum chromosome 6, complete sequence genome has a window encoding:
- a CDS encoding Asp hemolysin-like protein — protein MDIEMAQKYIQIQIQDDLKYDIRIENAELESGNFYREDNRNDILTSEDVDDMVIRHNGGIRSICAMNASEGSIDLVDDVRDAKICNLTWRASTQLDERNEMMKLHHDPGYIVDIGSWNESGNMGWIPVTVKEQD, from the exons ATGGACATTGAAATGGCCCAGAAATACATTCAAATCCAAATTCAAGATGATCTGAAGTATGATATTCGTATCGAGAATGCGGAACTTGAAAG TGGCAATTTCTACAGAGAAGATAATCGAAACGACATCTTAACGTCTGAAGATGTGGACGATATGGTTATTCGCCATAACGGCGGAATTCGAAGTATCTGCGCTATGAACGCGTCTGAAGGAAGTATTGATCTTGTTGACGATGTACGGGACGCGAAGATTTGCAATTTAACCTGGAGAGCCTCTACACAGCTCGACGAACGCAATGAAATGATGAAACTCCACCACGATCCTGGATACATCGTTGACATTGGGAGTTGGAATGAATCTGGCAATATGGGATGGATTCCTGTTACTGTTAAGGAACAAGACTGA
- a CDS encoding O-methyltransferase, producing the protein MPLDNYGVWKATPVCYKVEYKEDDSKSPHLSLYFSDKGGLSHHSGKKFRRASRDNKEIPGLFRAAINIKSGDQNESRLTYWVNHDFKHPMVNSLADLSSDFHPLEETEPTPAGVRLDFIRSNLFNVNTGRILPHDEPGLNNDIIDVLEPEVKQAIDSEAVIYLFGEAFSDRKGIHNVHMNQGNVKRFRNDDGVFQDGGLLINYPDSGRWVGVFLGFASQAAHTDDDTGHAIPSSETWADYLETAKGEVELTEDSVIIDEALINPEPGGLRARSVTLKNPKDRKMSLSSWKIKNSAGEIQKMPRNAALDAKSTQVFNIPDVHLSKIGDTITLLNERGLKVDGVSYRSQQGVGRQPVVFVH; encoded by the coding sequence ATGCCACTTGATAATTACGGTGTCTGGAAAGCTACCCCTGTATGCTACAAAGTTGAATAcaaggaggatgacagcaaAAGCCCGCATTTATCACTATACTTCAGTGATAAAGGTGGACTAAGCCACCATTCTGGAAAAAAGTTTCGTCGGGCCAGCCGAGACAACAAAGAAATCCCAGGGCTCTTCAGAGCAGCAATTAATATCAAGTCGGGTGACCAGAATGAATCGAGACTCACCTACTGGGTGAATCATGACTTCAAACACCCGATGGTCAACAGTCTCGCCGACCTATCTTCGGACTTTCATCCCCTCGAAGAAACGGAGCCGACACCTGCTGGTGTGAGACTCGACTTTATCCGGAGCAACTTATTCAACGTCAACACGGGTCGAATTTTACCCCATGACGAACCAGGCTTGAACAACGATATCATTGACGTTCTAGAACCTGAAGTCAAACAGGCGATTGATTCCGAGGCCGTTATTTACCTATTCGGAGAAGCGTTCAGTGATCGAAAGGGTATTCATAATGTGCATATGAACCAAGGCAATGTTAAGCGATTCAGAAATGATGATGGTGTGTTCCAAGATGGTGGACTTTTGATCAACTATCCAGACTCAGGTCGATGGGTTGGGGTGTTTCTCGGGTTCGCATCACAAGCTGCGCACACCGATGATGACACAGGGCATGCCATACCATCATCAGAGACTTGGGCCGACTATTTAGAGACAGCGAAGGGAGAAGTCGAGCTGACCGAGGACTCTGTGATCATTGATGAGGCTTTGATCAACCCCGAGCCAGGTGGGCTTCGAGCCAGGTCAGTCACTCTCAAAAATCCCAAAGACCGTAAGATGTCCTTGTCTTCCTGGAAAATTAAGAATTCAGCTGGGGAAATCCAAAAAATGCCGCGCAATGCAGCTTTGGATGCGAAGTCAACACAAGTTTTCAATATTCCGGATGTCCATCTCTCCAAAATTGGTGATACCATCACACTGTTGAATGAACGAGGATTAAAAGTTGACGGGGTAAGCTATCGCTCTCAACAGGGGGTTGGTAGACAACCGGTTGTTTTTGTTCATTAA
- a CDS encoding MFS sugar transporter Stl1, putative: protein MVGAFATVYTFATIPSIFLIERENEDNAKGAAVVFPFITFFAFTLLPLLWIYPPEINPLSTRTLIASTCANWICNFALVLFTPLVADHSPRSVDLFFALFKFIGLIFGVFFYVETAGRQLGEVDRIYAKAHIEGKMAWRVAQDMPKLNFEEIVQQFRGLGLDTNELAAHEKIELGLNSNSGQELEEVREK from the exons ATGGTTGGAGCGTTTGCTACTGTCTACACCTTTGCAACCATCCCGTCTATTTTCCTGATTGAGAGA GAAAATGAGGATAACGCCAAGGGTGCTGCCGTTGTCTTCCCCTTCATCACTTTCTTTGCATTCACTCTCTTACCACTACTCTGGATTTACCCACCGGAGATCAACCCCCTCAGTACTCGGACCCTCATTGCGTCGACCTGCGCCAACTGGATCTGCAACTTTGCCTTAGTCTTGTTCACACCGCTTGTTGCTGATCATAGCCCACGGAGTgttgatctcttcttcgCACTGTTCAAATTTATCGGCTTGATATTCGGTGTCTTCTTCTATGTTGAGACAGCCGGGCGTCAGCTTGGAGAGGTTGACAGAATTTACGCCAAAGCCCACATTGAAGGCAAGATGGCGTGGAGAGTCGCCCAAGATATGCCCAAGCTCAATTTCGAAGAGATCGTCCAGCAGTTTCGCGGCTTGGGCTTGGATACCAACGAACTTGCCGCACATGAGAAGATCGAGCTCGGCCTCAATAGCAACAGTGGCCAGGAGCTCGAGGAGGTAAGGGAGAAATAA